In Ptychodera flava strain L36383 chromosome 17, AS_Pfla_20210202, whole genome shotgun sequence, one genomic interval encodes:
- the LOC139116171 gene encoding type II methyltransferase M.HinfI-like, whose protein sequence is MKDIIEIMSGSQLLVEKGYYYVNTYPGSTVTMCNAVHGVLIGYWSVTGDVAMEQVNMPEESHHNFWSCTADTKVRNDDGTVANETQKPIDLMEMLIETFSSEDAMVLDACSGTGSTAVAVLRTGRDVFAIEKDADQYACLSSRILQTFSGEESQ, encoded by the exons ATGAAAGATATCATTGAGATAATGAGCGGAAGCCAACTACTCGTTGAAAAAGGCTACTATTATGTAAACACTTATCCAG gTTCTACTGTTACCATGTGCAATGCAGTTCATGGCGTGCTCATTGGCTATTGGTCTGTGACAGGAGATGTTGCTATGGAGCAAGTCAACATGCCAGAGGAGTCACACCACAATTTTTGGTCCTGCACAGCAGATACTAAAGTGAGGAATGATGATGGTACAGTGGCAAATGAGACTCAGAAGCCTATTGATCTGATGGAGATGTTAATCGAAACTTTTAGTTCTGAAGATGCAATGGTCTTGGATGCCTGCAGTGGTACAG GTTCTACAGCAGTTGCAGTATTGCGGACAGGCCGAGATGTGTTTGCAATAGAAAAGGATGCCGACCAGTATGCCTGCTTATCGTCCAGAATCCTGCAAACATTTTCTGGTGAGGAAAGCCAATAG